Genomic segment of Sphingopyxis sp. QXT-31:
ACGTCAACGGCACCGCGACCGCGCGCCTGCCGACCGCGCTGATGCAAATCTTCAATTTCACCCAGTTCAACCTGTCGGTGGCGTGTACCGCAAAGCTCGAAATCTCGAACACCGACGTGATGATGGTGCTCGACGTCACCGGCTCGATGACCACGGTCAATTCGGGCGATACCGTCAACCGCATGGACGCGCTCAAGGACGCGACCATGGACTTCTTCGATACGCTGACCAATGCCGAAACCGGCGACGGCCGGCTCCGCTTCGGCGTCGTTCCCTACAGTTCGTCGGCGAACGTCGGGGCGATCCTCAACGCGAAGAACCCGGCGTGGCTGCGCAATTCGGTGCTCCTGCCCTCGCGGACGCCGATCTACCGCGTGACCTGGGGCAATGCGTCGACCACGACGGGGCCGAGCAACGACGGCACGACCACCTATGGCAATTGGAGCAACGTCGACACGATCAGCGGTAAGAACGCGACCACCTGTCCCGCAACCGAACCGCCGGCGGATACCACCCCGACGACGTCGGGGACGCCGTCGACCAACCAGACCGGTCAATATGTCGACGGCGACGGCAACCGCATCACGACGTACAACAACAGCCAGACCTACACCTATTACAACTACCGCTATTATTGGGACACCAGCGGCAGCAACAACCGCTGCCGCCAGCAGCGCCGCGTCGCGACCTTCACGCGGACCTCGACGTCGACGACGACCGAGACGCCCGTCCAGACCTTCGACAATAAATATCGCTACGAGAACCGCACGTTCGACGTCAGCGCGGTAAAGAACGGCACTACCGCGATCGTCACCGACACCGGCGATTCGGGGGCGAATGTCAGCTATACCTGGGGCGGCTGCGTCATGGAGCGCGAGACCGAGCCCTTTGCCGCGAACCAGACGGCGCCGTCGGACGCGCTCGACATGGACATCGATTCGGCGCCGACCAGCGACGATGCGACCAAGTGGCAGATATTGATCCCCGAGATCGCCTTCCCGCGCGCCAGCGGGCCGGGCAATACGCCGTCGAACACGACGACCGCGATCCAGGTGAACAGCAGCAACGTGTCGGCCGACACCACCACCAACGGCAGCTGGCAGCGTTATTCGAAATATTGGTCGAACGGCTGGGGCGTGTGCCCGGCGCCGGCGATGAAGCTGACCACGATGACCAAGAACGACCGCGCGACGTTCAACACCTACGTCCAGTCGCTCCAGGCGGTCGGAGGCACCTATCATGATTCGGGCATGGTATGGGGCGCGCGCCTGCTGTCGCCCGACGGCATGTTCGCCGACGAAAATTCGACGGCGCCGAACGGCCGCCCGATCAGCCGCCACATCGTCTTCATGACCGACGGCGACATGTCGGCGAACATGGGGAACCTGGGTTTCCAGGGCTATGAGTGGACGATGAATCGCGTCGGCGGTACGAGCGACAGCGACCTCACCTCGCGCCACAACAACCGCTTCCTGCAATTGTGCGAAAAGGCGAAGGCGAAGAACATCACTGTCTGGGTGGTCGGTTTCGGCGTGACGCTGAACAACCAGCTCACGACCTGCGCGACCGCGGGCAAGGCGTTCCAGGCGAACAACGCCGCGCAGCTCAACGACCAGTTTCAGGCGATCGCGCGGCAAATTTCTAAGCTGAGGCTCTCGCAATGACCCGGTTCCAACGCTCCGCACGCGCGCTTCGCCGCGACAATCGCGCCACCGCGGTGACCGAATTCGCGCTGACCGCACCGCTGTTCCTGCTCGTCCTGATGGGAATCTTCGACTATTCGTGGCAGATGTACGGGAAGCAGGTGCTGTCGGGCGCGGTGGCGAAAGTCGCCCGCGCCTCGACGCTGGAAGGGAATGCCAGCAGCCAGACCGCCCTCGACGCCGGGGTGCGGACACAGGTGCAAAAGGTGTTCAAGGGCGCGACCGTGACCTTCACACGCAAGGCCTATGACAGCTACGACGAAATCGGCGACCCCGAAAATTACACCGATTCGAACAGCAACGGCCGCTACGACAAGGGTGAATGTTTTCAGGACAGCAACGGCAACGGCAGCTGGGACACCGATCGCGGCCAGACGGGAAATGGCGGCGCCGAGGACGTCGTCGTCTACACCGCCAGCATGCAGGTCACCCGCGTGCTGCCAGTGTGGAGGATGCTCGGCCAGACCCAGAACAAGACGATCACGGCGAGCACGGTGCTGCGCAACCAGCCCTATAACGCCGCGACGTCGGTCAACACGGTGATCTGCACATGACCACCCAGCTTCCTCGCCGCCTTCGCCTGGCGATCGCCCGCGCAGCGCGCGTCGCCCGCGACGTCCGCGCGACGGTCATCATCGAAATGGCGTTCGCCATCCCCTTCCTCGTGCTCGTGGGCTTTGCGGGGCTCGAGATCGCCAATCTGACGCTGACCAATACGCGGATCAGCCAGATCGGGCTCAGCGCCGCCGACAATGCGTCCCGTATCGCCTTCGGCAACAATCTGTCGCTGCCGCGCGTGCGCGAGATCGACATCAATCAGGTTTTCACCGGGGTGGAGGAACAGGCGAAGGGCCTGAATTTCCAGACCCGTGGCAAGATCATCTTGTCGAGCCTCGAGCGCAATCCCGACGGCGGCCAGTGGATCAAGTGGCAACGCTGCTACGGCAATCTGGCGGTCAGTTCGAGCTATGGCACGCAGGGCCAGGGCGCGACGGGCACCGCGATCGCCGGCATGGGCCCCGCCGGGCGCCAGGTTGCGGCATCGACCGGCACCGCGGTGATGTTCGTCGAGATTGTCTATGACTATCAGCCTTTGCTCTATGGCAAATGGCTGGGTTCGAAGCGCATCCGGTCCACCGCGGCGTTCAATATCCGCGAGGCGCGCGACCTGACACAGGTGTATAATCCGTCGCCGTCGGTGACGGCGTCGACCTGCAGCTGATCTGCTGACGATCTTCCGTTTATCGGACCCGCGCGGGCTGCTATCGCGCGGGTCCGATGACGACCGCTCCTCCTCCCGACAGCCAGCTCACCGGCTTCGTCGCGCTGCTTCCCGCCGCGGCGCGGCCCTATGCGCTGCTCGCGCGATTCGACCGGCCGATCGGCTGGTGGCTGCTCTATTGGCCGTGCACCTTCGGACTGGGGCTCGCGGGCGGGGCAAAGAGCCACTGGCCGCTGTTCCTGTGGATGCTGCTCGGCGCGATCGCCATGCGCGGCGCGGGCTGCGTCTATAACGACATCGTCGACCGCGACCTCGACGCCAAGGTCGCGCGCACCGCGTCGCGGCCGGTGGCGAGCGGCGCGGTGTCGCTCCGCAATGCCTGGCTCTGGACGATCCTGCTGTCGCTCGTCGGGCTGCTTGTGCTCGTGCAATTGCCGCTGCGCGCGCAGCTGATCGCGCTGCTCAGCCTGCTGCTGGTCGCGGCCTATCCCTTCATGAAGCGCATCACCTGGTGGCCGCAGGCGTGGCTGGGGCTGGTGTTCAGCTGGGGCGCGCTCGTCGGCTGGGCGGCGGTCGGCGCGAACCCGCCGGGGCTGGCGCTACCCCTGCTCTATGCCGGCTGCATCGCGTGGGTGATCGGCTACGACACCATCTATGCGCTGCAGGATATCGAGGACGACGCGCTGGTCGGCGTGAAGTCGAGCGCTCGCGCGATGGGGCGTCACGTGAAGGCGGGGGTCGGGCTCTGCTACGCCGTCGCGCTCGCCTGCTGGGCCGGCGCGCTGTGGCAGGTGCGGCCCGACCCGCTGGTCTTCGTCGCGCTGCTGCCCGCGGGCCTGCATTTCATCGGGCAGGTGGTGACGCTCGATCCTGGACGCGGCGAGGACGCGCTGGCGAAGTTCCGCAGCAATCGTTTTGCGGGGCTCTTGATCTTCGCGGCAATGCTGGTGGTCGGTAACGCGCCCTAGTTACTCCGCCGCGAGCAGTTCCTCGGCGCCGCCGAGGTCGACCGAGACGAGGCGGCTGACGCCCTTTTCGATCATCGTCACCCCGAACAGGCGGTGCATGCGCGCCATCGTCACCGCATTGTGGGTGACGATCAGATAGCGCGTCTTGGTCTCGCGCGTCATGCGGTCGAGCAGGTCGCAGAAACGCTCGATATTGGCGTCGTCGAGCGGCGCGTCGACCTCGTCGAGGACACAGATCGGCGCGGGGTTGGTGAGGAACAGGCCGAAGATCAGCGCGATCGCGGTCAGCGCCTGCTCGCCGCCCGAAAGCAAAGTCAGCGTGCCGAGGCGCTTGCCCGGCGGCTGCGCCATGATTTCGAGCCCCGCCTCGAGCGGATCGTCCGAATCGACGAGCTCGAGATGCGCCTGGCCGCCGTTGAACAAAGTCGTGAAGAGGCGCTGGAAATGCTCGTTGACGGTTTCGAACGCCGCGAGCAGGCGGACGCGGCCCTCGCGGTTGAGATTGCCGATCGAGCCGCGCAGGCGGTGCACCGCCTGCGTCAGCTCCTCGATTTCGGCGGCGCTCTTCTCGCGCTCGGTGTCGAGTTCGATCAGTTCGTCGGCGGCGACGAGGTTGACCGGCCCGAGCCGCTCGCGGTCGGCGATGAGGCGGTCGTGCTGTGCCGATTCGGCGCCTGCGTCGCCGACGCTCGCGCTTTCGAAACCGGCCTTTTGCGGCAGCAGCGGCGGCGGGCATTCGAAGCGCTCGCCCGACAGGCGGCCCATTTCGACGCGGCGGAGCTCGGCATTTTCGGAGCGCGCGACCGCGCCGGCGCGGGTCTCGCGCGCGCTCGCCAGCGTCTCGCGGATCAAACCCAGCGCGGCCTCGGCCTCGCGCAGCGCGGCTTCGGCGGCGCGCTCATGCGCTTCGGCGGCGGCGACCGCTTCGCGCAGTTCGGCCTGCTTCGCCTCGGCCTCGCTGCGCTGTGCGGCGAGCTTTTCGGGGAGGTCGGCGAGCTTCGCGGCTTCGGCGGCGAGCGCTTCGG
This window contains:
- a CDS encoding TadE/TadG family type IV pilus assembly protein: MTTQLPRRLRLAIARAARVARDVRATVIIEMAFAIPFLVLVGFAGLEIANLTLTNTRISQIGLSAADNASRIAFGNNLSLPRVREIDINQVFTGVEEQAKGLNFQTRGKIILSSLERNPDGGQWIKWQRCYGNLAVSSSYGTQGQGATGTAIAGMGPAGRQVAASTGTAVMFVEIVYDYQPLLYGKWLGSKRIRSTAAFNIREARDLTQVYNPSPSVTASTCS
- the ubiA gene encoding 4-hydroxybenzoate octaprenyltransferase; protein product: MTTAPPPDSQLTGFVALLPAAARPYALLARFDRPIGWWLLYWPCTFGLGLAGGAKSHWPLFLWMLLGAIAMRGAGCVYNDIVDRDLDAKVARTASRPVASGAVSLRNAWLWTILLSLVGLLVLVQLPLRAQLIALLSLLLVAAYPFMKRITWWPQAWLGLVFSWGALVGWAAVGANPPGLALPLLYAGCIAWVIGYDTIYALQDIEDDALVGVKSSARAMGRHVKAGVGLCYAVALACWAGALWQVRPDPLVFVALLPAGLHFIGQVVTLDPGRGEDALAKFRSNRFAGLLIFAAMLVVGNAP
- a CDS encoding TadE/TadG family type IV pilus assembly protein, with translation MTRFQRSARALRRDNRATAVTEFALTAPLFLLVLMGIFDYSWQMYGKQVLSGAVAKVARASTLEGNASSQTALDAGVRTQVQKVFKGATVTFTRKAYDSYDEIGDPENYTDSNSNGRYDKGECFQDSNGNGSWDTDRGQTGNGGAEDVVVYTASMQVTRVLPVWRMLGQTQNKTITASTVLRNQPYNAATSVNTVICT
- a CDS encoding TadE/TadG family type IV pilus assembly protein encodes the protein MRGTSFRDIWRAIRSFARDQRGNAMMLTAAAVVPIIGIVGSAVDIGRAYMAEARLQQACDAGVLAGRRAMTGTTYSSAAQAEANKMFNFNYPSDTYGSTNVVFTSAAQGASNVNGTATARLPTALMQIFNFTQFNLSVACTAKLEISNTDVMMVLDVTGSMTTVNSGDTVNRMDALKDATMDFFDTLTNAETGDGRLRFGVVPYSSSANVGAILNAKNPAWLRNSVLLPSRTPIYRVTWGNASTTTGPSNDGTTTYGNWSNVDTISGKNATTCPATEPPADTTPTTSGTPSTNQTGQYVDGDGNRITTYNNSQTYTYYNYRYYWDTSGSNNRCRQQRRVATFTRTSTSTTTETPVQTFDNKYRYENRTFDVSAVKNGTTAIVTDTGDSGANVSYTWGGCVMERETEPFAANQTAPSDALDMDIDSAPTSDDATKWQILIPEIAFPRASGPGNTPSNTTTAIQVNSSNVSADTTTNGSWQRYSKYWSNGWGVCPAPAMKLTTMTKNDRATFNTYVQSLQAVGGTYHDSGMVWGARLLSPDGMFADENSTAPNGRPISRHIVFMTDGDMSANMGNLGFQGYEWTMNRVGGTSDSDLTSRHNNRFLQLCEKAKAKNITVWVVGFGVTLNNQLTTCATAGKAFQANNAAQLNDQFQAIARQISKLRLSQ